In Apium graveolens cultivar Ventura chromosome 10, ASM990537v1, whole genome shotgun sequence, the following are encoded in one genomic region:
- the LOC141692327 gene encoding uncharacterized protein LOC141692327 has protein sequence MMKVLNLLIHFFCFVWLSLVVTADYIPYPAETAPPTPPVGVLAPPTPRPPPNPRPPPPPPRSPPPPPPPLTPRPPPPTPRPPLFVRCLLREFRFCFGVRLPCPAACPDNCKMDCSICRPVCSCDYPGAVCQDPRFVGGDGIAFYFHGRKDQDFCLVSDSNVHINAHFIGKRNPKLTRDYTWVQSIGILFHNHKVVVSAKRTSSWADHVDRLAITLDDKPLDLPKDEASTWRAPQASPPITFTRTRQTNSVKVEVDDNFRVTATVVPITEHESKVHNYEINTNEDCYAHLELEFKLYNLTDAVDGVLGQTYRSNYVSKAKISSAMPVMGGAEKYKSSTLLSTDCAASKFGSAKGSEISKNRGNEFEYSSLRCGSGIKGNGIVCKR, from the exons ATGATGAAAGTGTTGAATTTGTTGATTCATTTCTTTTGTTTTGTATGGCTCTCACTTGTCGTGACAGCTGATTACATTCCATATCCAGCGGAAACAGCCCCACCAACTCCTCCGGTGGGGGTTTTAGCTCCACCGACACCCAGACCTCCACCAAATCCTAGACCACCACCACCACCTCCTAGatcaccaccaccaccaccacctccaCTGACTCCTAGACCGCCACCACCGACTCCCAGGCCACCACTGTTTGTAAGGTGCCTCTTACGCGAGTTTCGGTTCTGCTTCGGTGTCAGGCTCCCATGTCCAGCTGCATGCCCTGATAACTGTAAGATGGACTGTAGCATTTGCAGGCCAGTTTGCA GTTGCGATTATCCTGGTGCTGTTTGTCAAGATCCCCGCTTTGTAGGAGGCGACGGCATTGCCTTTTACTTCCATGGCCGCAAAGATCAAGATTTCTGTCTGGTTTCCGATTCCAATGTTCACATCAATGCTCACTTCATTGGAAAGCGAAATCCTAAACTAACAAGAGATTACACTTGGGTGCAATCCATAGGAATCTTATTCCACAACCACAAAGTTGTGGTATCTGCTAAAAGAACATCCAGCTGGGCTGACCACGTGGATCGCCTCGCCATAACTCTTGATGACAAACCTCTAGACCTTCCAAAAGATGAAGCGTCAACGTGGCGTGCACCCCAGGCAAGTCCACCTATCACATTCACAAGAACTCGCCAGACAAACAGTGTTAAAGTTGAAGTTGATGATAATTTCAGAGTTACAGCAACTGTGGTTCCTATTACGGAACATGAATCAAAGGTGCACAACTATGAGATTAATACAAATGAGGATTGCTACGCACATTTGGAGCTAGAATTTAAGTTGTACAATCTGACAGATGCAGTGGATGGTGTATTAGGCCAAACTTATAGGAGCAATTATGTGAGTAAAGCAAAGATTAGCTCAGCAATGCCAGTGATGGGTGGTGCGGAGAAATATAAATCATCTACTCTGCTATCGACAGATTGTGCGGCTTCTAAGTTTGGCAGTGCTAAGGGCTCTGAGATTTCGAAGAACAGGGGAAATGAATTTGAGTATTCTAGCTTGCGCTGCGGCAGTGGAATTAAGGGAAATGGAATCGTTTGCAAAAGATAG
- the LOC141692328 gene encoding uncharacterized protein LOC141692328 isoform X3 — protein MASLAQIPSTMCTITLPQASCRKLKLCKTLNHRYTFLQRTVCCTKSSPWEPSPVTYALTDGTAGDFLKETPNIFEKLNSNKTLEASSPNTKELAVENKQLTSQLQYLRWPLWLLGPLLLLATGIVPTLWLPISSIFLGANIASLLSLTGLDCIFNLGASLFLLMADSCARPETPTRGCVSQAPLTYRYWNIVASVIGYIIPLSLLFCTQSGFLQPQLSFISYAVLLGPYLLLLTVQILTEMLTWHWQSPVWLVTPVVYEAYRVLQLMRGLKLGAELGSPAWMMHAIRGLVCWWVVVLGMQLMRVAWYAGFTANAQQKLSTPVVSEES, from the coding sequence ATGGCATCTTTAGCTCAGATTCCTTCTACCATGTGTACAATTACCCTTCCACAAGCAAGTTGCAGAAAACTGAAGTTGTGCAAAACCTTAAACCATAGATACACATTCCTCCAAAGAACTGTTTGCTGCACAAAATCTTCTCCTTGGGAACCTTCACCTGTCACGTATGCTCTTACTGATGGCACTGCAGGTGATTTTCTAAAGGAAACTCCCAATATATTTGAAAAGCTGAATTCCAACAAAACCTTGGAAGCTTCATCACCCAACACCAAGGAGCTTGCAGTTGAAAACAAACAGTTAACCTCGCAACTTCAGTACCTTAGATGGCCCCTATGGCTATTAGGTCCTCTACTTCTCCTTGCCACAGGAATTGTACCCACCTTGTGGCTACCCATATCATCGATTTTCCTTGGGGCCAACATAGCCAGCCTCCTTTCGTTGACTGGGCTCGATTGCATATTCAACCTTGGTGCATCCTTGTTTCTCCTCATGGCCGATTCTTGTGCGCGTCCAGAAACACCAACTCGGGGTTGTGTCAGTCAGGCGCCATTGACATACCGATACTGGAATATTGTCGCAAGCGTGATAGGCTATATCATTCCACTGTCTTTGCTGTTCTGTACCCAAAGTGGATTCCTCCAGCCTCAACTTTCTTTCATCTCGTACGCGGTTCTATTGGGTCCTTACCTTCTACTTTTGACAGTACAGATACTGACAGAGATGCTTACATGGCATTGGCAGTCACCAGTTTGGCTAGTCACGCCAGTTGTATATGAAGCTTATCGTGTGTTGCAGCTGATGAGAGGGTTAAAGCTCGGTGCTGAGCTTGGATCACCAGCATGGATGATGCATGCTATTCGAGGACTGGTCTGCTGGTGGGTGGTGGTCCTAGGTATGCAGCTCATGAGGGTTGCCTGGTATGCAGGTTTCACAGCTAATGCTCAGCAAAAACTCTCTACTCCTGTTGTTAGCGAAGAATCATAA
- the LOC141692328 gene encoding uncharacterized protein LOC141692328 isoform X1, with the protein MRVRISKEPLQSFENSDSVEIMASLAQIPSTMCTITLPQASCRKLKLCKTLNHRYTFLQRTVCCTKSSPWEPSPVTYALTDGTAGDFLKETPNIFEKLNSNKTLEASSPNTKELAVENKQLTSQLQYLRWPLWLLGPLLLLATGIVPTLWLPISSIFLGANIASLLSLTGLDCIFNLGASLFLLMADSCARPETPTRGCVSQAPLTYRYWNIVASVIGYIIPLSLLFCTQSGFLQPQLSFISYAVLLGPYLLLLTVQILTEMLTWHWQSPVWLVTPVVYEAYRVLQLMRGLKLGAELGSPAWMMHAIRGLVCWWVVVLGMQLMRVAWYAGFTANAQQKLSTPVVSEES; encoded by the exons ATGAGAGTAAGG ATAAGTAAGGAGCCACTACAAAGTTTTGAGAACTCGGATTCAGTGGAAATAATGGCATCTTTAGCTCAGATTCCTTCTACCATGTGTACAATTACCCTTCCACAAGCAAGTTGCAGAAAACTGAAGTTGTGCAAAACCTTAAACCATAGATACACATTCCTCCAAAGAACTGTTTGCTGCACAAAATCTTCTCCTTGGGAACCTTCACCTGTCACGTATGCTCTTACTGATGGCACTGCAGGTGATTTTCTAAAGGAAACTCCCAATATATTTGAAAAGCTGAATTCCAACAAAACCTTGGAAGCTTCATCACCCAACACCAAGGAGCTTGCAGTTGAAAACAAACAGTTAACCTCGCAACTTCAGTACCTTAGATGGCCCCTATGGCTATTAGGTCCTCTACTTCTCCTTGCCACAGGAATTGTACCCACCTTGTGGCTACCCATATCATCGATTTTCCTTGGGGCCAACATAGCCAGCCTCCTTTCGTTGACTGGGCTCGATTGCATATTCAACCTTGGTGCATCCTTGTTTCTCCTCATGGCCGATTCTTGTGCGCGTCCAGAAACACCAACTCGGGGTTGTGTCAGTCAGGCGCCATTGACATACCGATACTGGAATATTGTCGCAAGCGTGATAGGCTATATCATTCCACTGTCTTTGCTGTTCTGTACCCAAAGTGGATTCCTCCAGCCTCAACTTTCTTTCATCTCGTACGCGGTTCTATTGGGTCCTTACCTTCTACTTTTGACAGTACAGATACTGACAGAGATGCTTACATGGCATTGGCAGTCACCAGTTTGGCTAGTCACGCCAGTTGTATATGAAGCTTATCGTGTGTTGCAGCTGATGAGAGGGTTAAAGCTCGGTGCTGAGCTTGGATCACCAGCATGGATGATGCATGCTATTCGAGGACTGGTCTGCTGGTGGGTGGTGGTCCTAGGTATGCAGCTCATGAGGGTTGCCTGGTATGCAGGTTTCACAGCTAATGCTCAGCAAAAACTCTCTACTCCTGTTGTTAGCGAAGAATCATAA
- the LOC141692328 gene encoding uncharacterized protein LOC141692328 isoform X2: MRISKEPLQSFENSDSVEIMASLAQIPSTMCTITLPQASCRKLKLCKTLNHRYTFLQRTVCCTKSSPWEPSPVTYALTDGTAGDFLKETPNIFEKLNSNKTLEASSPNTKELAVENKQLTSQLQYLRWPLWLLGPLLLLATGIVPTLWLPISSIFLGANIASLLSLTGLDCIFNLGASLFLLMADSCARPETPTRGCVSQAPLTYRYWNIVASVIGYIIPLSLLFCTQSGFLQPQLSFISYAVLLGPYLLLLTVQILTEMLTWHWQSPVWLVTPVVYEAYRVLQLMRGLKLGAELGSPAWMMHAIRGLVCWWVVVLGMQLMRVAWYAGFTANAQQKLSTPVVSEES; this comes from the exons ATGAGA ATAAGTAAGGAGCCACTACAAAGTTTTGAGAACTCGGATTCAGTGGAAATAATGGCATCTTTAGCTCAGATTCCTTCTACCATGTGTACAATTACCCTTCCACAAGCAAGTTGCAGAAAACTGAAGTTGTGCAAAACCTTAAACCATAGATACACATTCCTCCAAAGAACTGTTTGCTGCACAAAATCTTCTCCTTGGGAACCTTCACCTGTCACGTATGCTCTTACTGATGGCACTGCAGGTGATTTTCTAAAGGAAACTCCCAATATATTTGAAAAGCTGAATTCCAACAAAACCTTGGAAGCTTCATCACCCAACACCAAGGAGCTTGCAGTTGAAAACAAACAGTTAACCTCGCAACTTCAGTACCTTAGATGGCCCCTATGGCTATTAGGTCCTCTACTTCTCCTTGCCACAGGAATTGTACCCACCTTGTGGCTACCCATATCATCGATTTTCCTTGGGGCCAACATAGCCAGCCTCCTTTCGTTGACTGGGCTCGATTGCATATTCAACCTTGGTGCATCCTTGTTTCTCCTCATGGCCGATTCTTGTGCGCGTCCAGAAACACCAACTCGGGGTTGTGTCAGTCAGGCGCCATTGACATACCGATACTGGAATATTGTCGCAAGCGTGATAGGCTATATCATTCCACTGTCTTTGCTGTTCTGTACCCAAAGTGGATTCCTCCAGCCTCAACTTTCTTTCATCTCGTACGCGGTTCTATTGGGTCCTTACCTTCTACTTTTGACAGTACAGATACTGACAGAGATGCTTACATGGCATTGGCAGTCACCAGTTTGGCTAGTCACGCCAGTTGTATATGAAGCTTATCGTGTGTTGCAGCTGATGAGAGGGTTAAAGCTCGGTGCTGAGCTTGGATCACCAGCATGGATGATGCATGCTATTCGAGGACTGGTCTGCTGGTGGGTGGTGGTCCTAGGTATGCAGCTCATGAGGGTTGCCTGGTATGCAGGTTTCACAGCTAATGCTCAGCAAAAACTCTCTACTCCTGTTGTTAGCGAAGAATCATAA
- the LOC141690672 gene encoding uncharacterized protein LOC141690672, which translates to MAFYGHSEVTGCQFFSTCLQGTALRWYNNLPSRSIDFWTTLKTKFQTRFSSNYKGGKITASLITMRQKPSESLRSYLGRFRQAISEITYLEKPLAVNYLAAGIDGSRHGILLEELIEKHPQHLHAAFQIVEHRMTLQEAVGSIRSPRLSS; encoded by the coding sequence ATGGCATTCTACGGACACTCAGAAGTCACCGGTTGCCAATTCTTCTCCACATGTCTTCAAGGAACAGCGCTACGTTGGTATAACAATCTCCCATCTAGGTCAATCGACTTCTGGACTACATTAAAGACAAAATTTCAGACGAGGTTTTCAAGCAACTACAAAGGGGGCAAGATCACAGCATCTTTGATTACGATGCGTCAAAAACCTAGCGAATCTTTGAGAAGTTATTTAGGACGCTTTCGTCAAGCTATATCTGAAATAACATACCTGGAGAAACCTTTGGCAGTAAACTATTTAGCAGCAGGCATTGATGGAAGCAGACATGGTATTCTGCTAGAAGAACTCATAGAGAAACATCCTCAACATCTCCACGCTGCTTTTCAAATTGTCGAGCATAGGATGACGCTCCAAGAAGCGGTGGGAAGCATAAGATCTCCCCGACTCTCTAGCTAA